A single window of Gemmatimonadota bacterium DNA harbors:
- a CDS encoding ABC transporter ATP-binding protein, protein MIKMSGIQKWYSSRFIRTVVLQGIDLEVASGEFVSIMGPSGSGKSTLLHIMGMLDSSNRGEYLFDGEAVHKMRERERSDCHKNNIGFVFQSYHLIDELTVYGNIETPLLYKKVKGDEREEMVNAMLDEFDLVEKKDLFPHQLSGGEQQRVGVARAVVIKPRVILADEPTGNLNSTQGEHVMNLFTKLHGEGTTIVQVTHSEKWAGYSKRIVHLLDGEVVKDEGV, encoded by the coding sequence ATGATTAAGATGTCGGGTATTCAAAAGTGGTATTCGTCGCGTTTTATTCGGACGGTTGTGTTGCAGGGGATTGATCTGGAGGTCGCGTCCGGGGAGTTTGTGTCCATTATGGGTCCTTCTGGTTCGGGCAAATCCACGTTGTTGCATATTATGGGTATGCTGGATTCGTCGAATAGAGGGGAATATTTGTTTGACGGCGAAGCCGTGCATAAGATGCGCGAGCGCGAGCGGTCAGATTGTCATAAGAACAATATCGGCTTTGTGTTTCAGAGCTATCATTTGATTGATGAGTTGACTGTGTACGGCAATATTGAGACGCCTTTGTTGTACAAGAAGGTGAAGGGCGATGAACGCGAGGAGATGGTGAATGCGATGCTGGATGAGTTTGATCTGGTGGAGAAGAAGGATTTGTTTCCCCACCAGTTGTCTGGCGGCGAACAACAGCGCGTGGGGGTCGCGCGCGCCGTGGTGATTAAACCGCGCGTGATTCTGGCCGATGAACCCACGGGAAACTTAAATTCGACACAGGGCGAGCATGTGATGAATTTGTTTACCAAATTGCACGGGGAGGGGACAACCATTGTGCAGGTGACGCATTCGGAAAAGTGGGCGGGCTATAGCAAGCGTATTGTGCATCTGCTCGATGGGGAAGTGGTGAAGGATGAGGGGGTGTGA
- a CDS encoding diacylglycerol kinase family lipid kinase — protein MSDHWTIIANPVSGRGRARRTGERVADLLHERGVYVDLMMSGAPGDCERLAREALARGVRQVAACGGDGTVHEVVNGLANSDAVLGVVPCGRGNDLARALGLSSDVEDVVNALVHGMDRAIDLGKVGDRFFATVASLGFDTAVAQRMRNQGLGFLTRALKVGGTVSYGLTVLRTLVGYQSPFVRLRGDFGVFDGRILLAATANAPFYGSGIKIVPDAVVDDGVLDVCIVADVSRWTVLRMFLRAYSGAHVGHSAVRVVQTRTLQIESDDPLWIFADGEPMCEVPAKIEVVPGALKVKV, from the coding sequence ATGTCAGATCACTGGACAATTATTGCAAATCCCGTTTCGGGACGTGGCCGTGCAAGGCGCACAGGTGAGCGGGTTGCGGATTTGTTGCACGAGCGCGGTGTATATGTCGATTTGATGATGTCGGGGGCACCGGGCGATTGCGAGCGGTTAGCGCGGGAAGCATTGGCGCGTGGGGTGCGACAGGTTGCTGCGTGTGGGGGGGATGGGACAGTGCATGAGGTGGTCAATGGTCTCGCAAATTCAGATGCGGTTTTGGGGGTTGTGCCCTGTGGCCGGGGGAATGATTTGGCGCGGGCATTGGGGTTGTCCAGTGATGTGGAGGATGTGGTCAATGCGCTGGTGCATGGGATGGATCGCGCGATTGATCTGGGGAAAGTGGGTGACCGATTTTTTGCGACTGTTGCGAGTTTGGGGTTCGATACGGCGGTGGCGCAAAGGATGCGGAATCAGGGGCTTGGTTTTCTCACACGGGCTTTGAAGGTAGGGGGAACGGTGTCTTATGGGCTGACAGTTTTGCGAACACTGGTCGGATATCAATCTCCTTTTGTGCGTTTACGGGGAGATTTTGGTGTTTTTGATGGGCGTATTTTGCTGGCGGCAACGGCGAACGCGCCTTTTTATGGGAGCGGGATCAAAATTGTACCTGATGCCGTGGTTGACGATGGGGTGCTGGATGTGTGCATTGTGGCAGATGTTTCGCGTTGGACGGTTTTGCGGATGTTTTTGCGCGCGTATTCCGGCGCTCATGTTGGTCATTCTGCTGTACGCGTTGTGCAGACGAGAACTTTGCAGATTGAGTCCGATGATCCCTTGTGGATTTTTGCCGATGGCGAACCGATGTGTGAGGTGCCCGCAAAGATTGAGGTTGTTCCGGGTGCGTTGAAGGTGAAGGTATAG
- a CDS encoding SDR family oxidoreductase, translating into MPLAMGRLRIEIGKDLLILSGAMFCDKVAIITGASSGLGAALALELAKQGAHLALFARREDKLGEMAEQCRRLGAEVVTVVGDVTQAEDCEQLVEATIAEFGRIDYLIANAGISMWARFDEVEDLGVFRKLMETNYLGLVYCVHAALPHLKISKGMIVAIASLQGKFGVPLHTGYGASKHAVLGFLNALRLEVEDVHVLAVLPHWLQGTNLRRHAFGKDGEALGDSSQRHNKEALSLVYCCAAILKAMRKQRRELVLPWHHRALPYLQLIHPKIVEWLVRRKMRDQGLGDMA; encoded by the coding sequence TTGCCATTGGCAATGGGGCGTTTGCGGATTGAAATTGGAAAGGACCTGTTGATTTTGAGTGGCGCAATGTTTTGCGATAAGGTAGCGATTATTACAGGCGCGTCTTCGGGGCTTGGGGCTGCGTTGGCTCTGGAACTGGCGAAGCAGGGCGCGCATCTGGCGTTGTTTGCTCGGCGAGAGGACAAGCTGGGCGAGATGGCTGAGCAGTGTCGGCGGTTGGGCGCAGAGGTGGTGACAGTGGTGGGGGATGTGACACAGGCCGAAGATTGTGAGCAGTTGGTTGAGGCGACGATTGCAGAATTTGGTCGCATAGATTATTTGATTGCCAATGCCGGGATCAGTATGTGGGCGCGGTTTGACGAGGTGGAAGATTTGGGGGTGTTTCGCAAGCTGATGGAGACCAATTATCTCGGTCTGGTTTATTGCGTGCATGCGGCATTGCCACATTTGAAAATTTCAAAGGGTATGATCGTGGCCATTGCTTCTTTGCAGGGCAAATTTGGCGTGCCTTTGCACACGGGATATGGGGCGTCAAAGCACGCGGTGCTGGGTTTTTTAAACGCCCTGCGTCTGGAAGTTGAAGATGTGCATGTGTTGGCGGTTTTGCCGCATTGGCTTCAGGGAACGAATTTGAGACGGCACGCTTTTGGGAAGGATGGTGAAGCACTGGGCGATTCCTCACAGCGGCACAATAAAGAGGCACTTTCTCTTGTATATTGTTGCGCGGCAATTTTGAAAGCGATGCGAAAACAGAGGCGCGAATTGGTGCTTCCCTGGCATCACCGCGCATTGCCCTATCTCCAATTGATTCATCCCAAAATTGTCGAGTGGCTGGTGAGGAGGAAGATGAGAGATCAGGGTTTGGGAGATATGGCGTGA
- a CDS encoding glycoside hydrolase family 3 protein encodes MTLGDPGTSIEEAVGQMLMIGFRGDVLYGDIVALLRDIQPGGVVLFDYDLSSKGEVVRNITSPRQLRALTSALRDIAPYFIAVDVEGGYVNRLKKKYGFTVSVPSAQKLGRQSPGKTKKVAEALARELKEMGINWNFAPVVDVNIDPQSPAVGAIERSFSDVPRTVLAHANAFIKAHREQRVISTLKHFPGHGSAAGDTHLGVADVTETYRRVKELLPYQRFIQRGYGDPILTAHIVNRKLDKSGRPATLSHDIMTRLLRYEMGFDGVVISDDMQMGAIIEAYGLTEAVVEAVKAGVDMILLGNQIGEYNIEQVYEVKDAIVQAVADGVVGEDRICESFNRIQRLKQRFGI; translated from the coding sequence GTGACGCTTGGTGATCCTGGAACTTCCATAGAAGAAGCCGTGGGGCAGATGCTGATGATCGGTTTTCGCGGTGATGTTCTATATGGGGATATTGTTGCGCTATTGCGGGATATTCAACCCGGTGGGGTGGTGCTTTTTGATTATGATCTGTCGAGTAAAGGTGAGGTGGTGCGGAATATTACGTCACCGCGGCAACTTCGCGCTTTGACCTCAGCGCTCCGGGATATAGCGCCTTATTTTATTGCGGTTGACGTAGAGGGTGGGTATGTCAATCGGCTGAAAAAGAAGTATGGTTTTACCGTTTCTGTGCCCTCTGCCCAAAAACTCGGCAGGCAGTCTCCGGGTAAGACGAAAAAGGTGGCAGAAGCACTTGCGCGCGAATTGAAAGAGATGGGGATTAACTGGAATTTTGCTCCTGTTGTCGATGTGAATATAGATCCGCAAAGCCCGGCTGTTGGTGCGATAGAACGGTCGTTTAGCGATGTCCCGAGGACTGTGTTGGCACATGCCAATGCGTTTATTAAGGCGCATCGAGAACAGCGGGTGATATCGACGCTGAAACACTTTCCCGGGCATGGAAGTGCGGCGGGTGATACGCATCTGGGTGTTGCTGATGTTACGGAGACATACCGACGTGTAAAAGAGCTTTTGCCGTATCAAAGGTTCATCCAGAGAGGCTATGGAGATCCGATTCTTACCGCGCATATTGTTAATCGGAAGCTCGATAAGAGCGGAAGACCGGCAACTTTGTCGCATGATATTATGACGAGGCTTCTCAGATATGAGATGGGTTTTGATGGGGTCGTTATTTCCGATGATATGCAAATGGGAGCGATTATCGAGGCGTATGGGTTGACGGAAGCGGTTGTTGAGGCTGTAAAAGCGGGTGTCGATATGATTTTGCTCGGCAACCAGATTGGGGAGTACAATATTGAGCAGGTGTACGAGGTAAAAGATGCTATTGTACAGGCGGTAGCAGATGGCGTTGTTGGAGAAGATCGCATTTGCGAATCTTTTAATCGGATTCAAAGATTGAAACAGAGGTTCGGGATTTAA
- a CDS encoding EF-hand domain-containing protein — MPLPTILKRDLRYILIFFPCCIVLFCITAHAHPIPQSGTHLIPRQTTPYLPATKISLSTPFRVGDTLTLPAYSFQLVGGGKYHTTTTCRYVGDHCYIFVEDDMWNTPRVTQTGIESLALAFDKSTAHHPNRGIYETVTDLFGDPPDVDADPRILILVLDVLDSPITGITFVGYIDTDNEAPPVSREIIYIDARPLDIDSNLARATLAHEFQHLIHWKADHDEAKWLDEGCSEYAELACGYKDTTAAATENFLSLAANTGLTHWEDQFFDFDQAYLYMTYFAQRYGEGALRKLVADPDSSIASIDNVLQSLDAPERFDHLFGQWAAAMYLDGEGDLGYRAIDLHPAKREVLTIPTNNLTRRAARWGIDYLDLGKTPGLAFTIQSTGDNDLLVTLIAEGDQPFAAPIPISASQHKRIHTSGNIARTLAITSTSGTTIGYTLSVSELASGPTTSDFDGDGEIGFSDFLAFASVFGKTAGDIGFDPTFDLDGDLRVTFSDFLIFVQNFGADF; from the coding sequence ATGCCTCTGCCAACAATCCTCAAACGCGATTTGCGTTATATCCTAATTTTTTTTCCCTGCTGCATTGTGCTTTTTTGCATCACAGCCCACGCCCACCCCATCCCTCAAAGCGGAACCCACCTGATTCCACGTCAAACCACACCCTATCTCCCCGCAACCAAAATATCCCTCTCCACGCCTTTCCGCGTTGGCGATACGCTCACGCTACCGGCATACAGTTTTCAACTGGTTGGCGGCGGGAAATACCACACCACAACAACCTGTCGCTATGTGGGCGACCACTGTTACATTTTTGTAGAAGATGACATGTGGAACACCCCACGCGTAACACAAACGGGCATTGAATCCCTTGCCCTTGCATTTGATAAATCCACCGCACACCATCCCAACCGCGGCATTTACGAGACTGTCACCGACCTCTTTGGCGATCCCCCGGATGTCGATGCCGATCCCCGCATACTCATCCTGGTACTCGATGTGCTCGACAGTCCAATTACGGGCATCACATTTGTCGGTTATATCGACACCGACAACGAAGCCCCGCCCGTCTCGCGCGAAATCATTTATATTGACGCACGCCCCCTCGACATTGACAGCAACCTCGCACGCGCCACACTCGCCCACGAATTTCAGCACCTGATCCACTGGAAAGCCGATCACGACGAAGCCAAATGGCTCGACGAAGGGTGCTCGGAATACGCCGAACTCGCCTGTGGATACAAAGACACGACAGCAGCCGCGACCGAAAATTTTCTCTCGCTCGCGGCCAACACAGGCCTCACCCATTGGGAAGATCAATTTTTTGATTTTGACCAGGCATATCTCTACATGACGTACTTCGCACAGCGCTATGGCGAGGGCGCACTCCGCAAACTCGTCGCAGACCCGGACAGCAGTATCGCGAGCATCGACAATGTCCTTCAATCGCTCGACGCGCCCGAACGATTTGACCACCTCTTTGGACAATGGGCCGCTGCCATGTACCTCGACGGTGAGGGCGACCTCGGCTATCGCGCCATTGATCTGCATCCCGCAAAGCGCGAAGTCCTCACCATCCCGACCAATAATCTCACGCGACGTGCCGCGCGCTGGGGCATAGACTATCTCGATCTGGGCAAAACACCCGGCCTCGCCTTCACCATTCAATCCACAGGTGACAACGATCTCCTCGTCACACTCATCGCCGAAGGGGATCAACCCTTTGCCGCACCGATCCCCATTTCAGCCTCACAGCACAAACGCATTCACACATCGGGCAATATTGCCAGAACCCTCGCCATCACCTCCACATCTGGCACAACAATCGGTTACACCCTATCCGTATCTGAACTCGCATCCGGTCCCACAACCTCAGACTTTGACGGCGACGGGGAAATCGGCTTCTCCGACTTCCTCGCCTTTGCCTCTGTCTTTGGCAAAACCGCAGGCGACATTGGCTTCGACCCCACCTTTGACCTCGACGGCGACCTGCGCGTCACCTTCTCTGACTTCCTCATCTTTGTCCAGAATTTCGGCGCAGACTTTTAA
- a CDS encoding D-aminoacylase — protein MPITTLIHSGKIIDGTGNPYFYGDIALENGKISTIEPPGTIPRDGIGEIVDASGHIICPGFIDIQSHSIVPLMRDGRCLSKITQGITTEIMGEAWTPAPVGGSNTLSRSLPKNWRERARNWHRFGNWLDAMIKAGVSPNVGSFLGAGTLRSLAMGMRMSEPTPDEMKTMHRIMSESMEDGAFGPSYALIYPPDTYTSTDEIVEICKTAAQFGGIYITHIRSEADKLLEALDEAIEIGQRANIPVEIYHLKAVAERNYPKMHQVIARINQVRAEDLDITADMYPYPASGTGLSTVLPTWVAADGKFFDNLRDPDIRAKIVSEVRDRQGEIPRRPDQIAPVAFKKPENQQYIGKRLSEIAEMRDQDWIEATIDLLLSENQRIFTIYHTMSEDNVRLQLQLPWIKVSTDAGGVDPEWAAAEGPLHPRSYGTYPRVLGRYVRDEKLMPIEEAIRKMTSSVANRLSLWDRGRLQPNCWADIVVFDPDIVADRSTFDDSHQLSIGIRDVFVNGIRVLKNSEHTGATPGMFVKGPGA, from the coding sequence ATGCCAATCACGACTCTTATTCACTCAGGTAAAATTATCGACGGCACCGGCAACCCCTATTTCTACGGCGACATAGCGCTTGAAAACGGCAAAATATCCACCATCGAACCGCCGGGGACCATCCCCCGCGATGGCATCGGCGAAATCGTCGATGCATCCGGTCACATCATCTGCCCCGGCTTCATCGACATCCAGAGCCACTCCATCGTCCCGCTCATGCGCGATGGGCGATGCCTCTCCAAAATCACCCAGGGCATCACCACCGAAATCATGGGCGAAGCGTGGACCCCCGCACCTGTTGGCGGCTCCAACACCCTCTCGCGATCTCTACCCAAAAACTGGCGGGAACGCGCGCGGAACTGGCACCGCTTCGGCAACTGGCTCGACGCCATGATCAAAGCTGGCGTCTCACCCAACGTCGGCTCCTTCCTGGGCGCGGGCACCCTGCGCTCGCTGGCAATGGGCATGCGGATGAGCGAGCCAACCCCCGACGAAATGAAAACCATGCACCGCATCATGTCCGAATCCATGGAAGACGGCGCCTTCGGTCCCTCCTATGCCCTCATCTACCCACCGGACACATATACCAGCACGGATGAAATCGTCGAAATCTGCAAGACAGCGGCGCAATTCGGCGGCATCTACATCACCCACATCCGGTCCGAAGCCGACAAACTTCTCGAAGCCCTGGACGAAGCCATCGAAATCGGACAGCGCGCCAACATCCCGGTCGAAATCTATCACCTCAAAGCCGTCGCCGAGCGCAACTATCCTAAAATGCACCAGGTCATTGCGCGCATAAACCAGGTACGCGCCGAGGACCTCGACATCACCGCCGATATGTATCCCTATCCCGCAAGCGGCACCGGCCTATCCACTGTCCTGCCCACCTGGGTGGCCGCAGACGGCAAATTCTTCGACAACCTGCGCGACCCCGACATCCGCGCAAAAATCGTCTCCGAAGTCAGAGACCGCCAGGGCGAGATACCCCGTCGCCCCGACCAGATCGCCCCGGTCGCATTCAAAAAACCCGAAAACCAGCAGTACATCGGCAAACGCCTTTCCGAAATAGCCGAGATGCGCGACCAGGACTGGATAGAAGCCACCATCGACCTCCTGCTATCGGAGAACCAGCGCATCTTCACCATCTACCACACCATGTCCGAAGACAACGTCCGTCTCCAACTCCAGCTCCCCTGGATCAAAGTCTCCACCGACGCGGGCGGCGTCGATCCAGAATGGGCGGCTGCTGAAGGACCGCTCCACCCCCGGTCGTACGGAACCTACCCCCGCGTCCTGGGCCGCTATGTCCGCGACGAAAAACTCATGCCAATCGAAGAAGCCATCCGCAAAATGACCTCCTCAGTCGCCAATCGCCTCTCACTGTGGGACCGCGGGCGACTCCAGCCCAACTGTTGGGCCGACATCGTCGTCTTTGACCCTGACATCGTCGCCGACCGCTCGACATTCGACGACTCTCACCAACTCTCTATCGGCATCCGCGACGTCTTCGTCAACGGCATCCGCGTCCTCAAAAATAGCGAACACACAGGTGCAACCCCTGGAATGTTCGTCAAGGGTCCGGGAGCGTAA
- a CDS encoding ankyrin repeat domain-containing protein, translated as MTEEFEKAVDAVISGDIGTLKSLLEREPDLIRMRSSRAHRAMLIHYVAANGVEDERQRTPVNAVDVANVLIDAGAEIDATFLDGGSGTTPLVSLVTSFHPHKAGVAAELVSVFVNASARVDGLKGDGEPLRLALSSEYPESVQALLKCGAKIMNVEVAAGLGEFELVEKFVDEGGVVRRELEEAFWSACKYGHTEVVECLLKRGVDIDAKGGANNTGLMLASQRGRRDTVEMLLECGASVELKNDYGGTALGSTMYFLANHTVPDADYAGVIELLLNAGSEFNFAGKTTGDDGVDDMLRRRGVILLTLPDP; from the coding sequence ATGACTGAGGAATTTGAGAAAGCAGTTGATGCCGTGATTTCCGGTGATATTGGGACGCTCAAATCGCTGCTCGAGAGAGAGCCTGATCTGATTCGCATGCGGTCCTCCAGAGCACATAGGGCGATGTTGATCCACTATGTGGCGGCAAATGGCGTGGAAGATGAACGGCAGAGGACACCGGTCAACGCGGTTGATGTCGCAAATGTACTCATTGATGCTGGTGCCGAAATAGATGCCACGTTTCTGGATGGAGGATCGGGGACCACGCCTCTTGTTTCACTGGTGACCAGTTTTCATCCACATAAAGCGGGTGTCGCCGCTGAGCTTGTGAGCGTATTCGTCAATGCGAGTGCCAGGGTAGATGGGTTAAAGGGAGATGGTGAACCACTAAGGCTCGCGCTTAGTTCTGAGTATCCCGAGTCGGTTCAGGCTCTTCTCAAATGCGGTGCAAAAATTATGAATGTCGAAGTCGCCGCTGGTTTGGGAGAGTTTGAATTGGTTGAAAAATTCGTTGATGAGGGGGGGGTAGTCCGCAGGGAATTGGAAGAGGCATTCTGGTCTGCTTGCAAGTATGGACACACTGAGGTGGTGGAATGTCTTCTCAAACGCGGCGTGGATATAGACGCAAAGGGTGGGGCAAATAATACGGGGTTGATGCTGGCATCACAACGCGGTCGAAGAGATACGGTCGAGATGCTTCTGGAGTGCGGAGCTTCTGTTGAGCTAAAGAATGACTATGGTGGTACAGCACTTGGTTCAACAATGTATTTTCTGGCAAATCATACCGTGCCAGATGCCGATTATGCGGGAGTGATCGAATTGCTGCTCAATGCGGGATCGGAGTTCAACTTCGCTGGTAAAACAACGGGCGATGATGGGGTGGACGATATGCTTCGCAGGCGCGGTGTGATCCTGCTTACGCTCCCGGACCCTTGA
- a CDS encoding T9SS type A sorting domain-containing protein — protein sequence MNLNRRLTMTLLHGCSILLYLIALFVQPIMSADTYRVLAVRVSFPPETPDNETTSGDGTFNLSTSESSDRIYPFDAPPHDRAYFEAHLQALSNYYRDVSRGQLIVEYDVYPQESTASYTLDTPLIEYGNGRTRREINERVTQLFRDGIRAADAADGATIDFSKYHAFAVFHAGLGGEAGQKLNDIPSAFIFERDLIELTDGAISVNNGAFQVTSGMLLPEAISTNGQGGLNGTLARFFASQLGLPGLSDFENDLPAIGDWSLMDTGANNQIDAARLGLQPLINDPTSTNLIGFLPSRMIAWSRIQLGWLEPLVITHNDTVEIAASGNSSDLPQAIRVPISATEYFLIENRFSRLNIENRIPQIEFSTPHNVWLSADDYDAFIPGSGILIYHIDEAIIRDSDAEKHINSHPDYKIAPAQYRRGIALEEADGLQDIGNVSASRIIQAGIISLSSIEGAPEDAFYVGNNALFGPDTSPNTRSNLGYKSDITIETLSPPGEVMTVAIRFARQLDNWPITDLNPTLESPRVIDLDGDGIKEILHSSGAWKIAGTQHSTGEIFATTPAIGDPEIAGFIYHRGETTRTHWHPGGTVHETVDITSSFFSTTPVIAQFPTTPVDIWGWSDGKIEWGNFLSEIAGNIALSDAIQSLAVGNIDSDSDNELIAITSSAQIHLIHDTGQSNPLATFASPIIGSPAIGDLDRDGDDDIAVVTTDGILYILDANGLTFASDPVPGGAHSPPVVADLDQDGFIEVLFGGNGKLYIYRFNAILQTEGALAFPIKDDAGPIEAPPILADINNDASPDIFVGTRGGLLYGLTAEGHPLPGFPLLVPGPILSSPLIDDLDNDGTLELIIYTADSSAHLFHLETIDPSYTGNKIIWGQLGGGPGNAGKLLQQPVEIATPTDTSLLPATRAYLYPNPVRNGDRARIRFFLSQPAEITMTIYNPLGEKIADLTHDNPMPNTDNEIAWDVADYASGLYICRLQASNSTRTEVRFIKAAIIK from the coding sequence ATGAATCTGAACAGACGCTTGACTATGACCCTCCTGCACGGATGCTCAATCCTCCTGTATCTTATAGCTCTCTTTGTACAGCCCATTATGTCTGCCGACACCTATCGCGTCTTAGCCGTGCGCGTCTCTTTCCCCCCTGAAACTCCCGACAACGAAACTACCAGCGGGGACGGCACATTCAATCTCAGCACATCCGAAAGTTCTGATCGCATCTACCCATTTGACGCGCCCCCCCACGACCGCGCCTATTTTGAGGCCCACCTTCAAGCTCTATCCAATTATTACCGCGACGTATCCCGGGGGCAACTGATCGTCGAATACGACGTGTACCCGCAGGAATCTACCGCGAGTTACACCCTCGATACCCCCTTGATCGAATACGGCAATGGACGCACGAGACGCGAAATAAATGAGCGCGTCACTCAGCTCTTTCGGGATGGCATTCGCGCTGCAGATGCCGCAGATGGCGCAACCATAGACTTCTCAAAATATCACGCCTTTGCGGTATTTCACGCGGGACTCGGCGGAGAAGCAGGTCAAAAACTCAACGACATACCCTCGGCTTTTATTTTTGAACGCGACCTCATCGAACTCACCGACGGCGCGATTTCCGTCAACAATGGTGCTTTTCAGGTGACATCGGGCATGCTATTGCCCGAAGCCATAAGCACAAACGGGCAGGGCGGTCTCAATGGCACGCTCGCCCGATTTTTTGCCTCTCAACTCGGCTTACCCGGTCTGTCAGACTTTGAAAACGATCTGCCCGCAATTGGCGACTGGAGTTTGATGGATACAGGCGCCAACAATCAGATTGACGCCGCACGTCTGGGGCTCCAACCCCTGATAAATGACCCCACCAGTACAAATTTGATCGGATTTTTACCCAGTCGCATGATAGCCTGGTCGCGCATACAACTCGGCTGGCTCGAACCACTCGTAATCACCCACAACGACACCGTAGAAATCGCCGCATCCGGCAACTCGTCCGATCTTCCGCAGGCTATTCGCGTACCCATCAGCGCCACGGAATACTTCCTGATCGAAAACCGCTTCTCTCGTCTCAATATTGAAAATCGCATTCCGCAAATCGAATTTTCTACCCCTCATAATGTCTGGCTTTCCGCAGACGACTACGATGCGTTCATACCCGGTTCGGGCATTCTCATCTACCACATCGACGAAGCGATTATTCGAGATAGCGACGCAGAAAAACACATCAATAGCCACCCCGATTATAAAATTGCACCTGCTCAATATCGCCGCGGCATTGCTCTCGAAGAAGCCGATGGCTTGCAAGACATCGGCAATGTATCGGCCAGCCGCATCATTCAAGCTGGTATCATCTCATTAAGCAGTATCGAAGGCGCGCCAGAAGACGCCTTTTACGTAGGCAACAACGCCTTATTTGGTCCCGATACCTCGCCGAATACCCGCAGCAATTTGGGCTATAAAAGCGACATAACCATCGAAACCCTCAGTCCACCCGGTGAAGTAATGACAGTTGCTATCCGTTTTGCCAGGCAACTGGACAACTGGCCGATCACAGACTTGAATCCCACGCTGGAATCGCCCCGCGTCATCGACCTCGATGGAGATGGCATCAAAGAAATCCTTCACAGTTCTGGCGCGTGGAAAATCGCGGGCACACAGCACAGCACAGGCGAGATATTTGCGACAACCCCTGCAATTGGCGACCCGGAAATAGCCGGCTTCATCTATCATCGCGGAGAAACAACTCGAACGCACTGGCATCCCGGTGGTACAGTCCACGAAACCGTCGATATCACCTCCTCTTTTTTTTCCACAACACCTGTCATTGCACAATTCCCCACAACACCTGTCGATATCTGGGGATGGAGCGACGGAAAAATCGAATGGGGTAATTTTTTATCGGAAATCGCGGGCAACATCGCCCTGAGCGACGCCATACAATCGCTCGCCGTGGGCAATATCGACAGCGATTCGGACAATGAACTCATCGCCATTACCAGCAGTGCTCAAATCCACCTCATACACGACACCGGCCAATCCAATCCACTCGCCACATTCGCATCTCCCATCATCGGTAGTCCCGCAATAGGCGACCTCGACCGCGATGGTGATGACGACATTGCAGTCGTCACAACAGATGGCATCCTCTACATCCTCGACGCCAACGGCCTCACCTTTGCGAGCGACCCCGTGCCCGGTGGCGCGCATTCACCCCCTGTTGTCGCCGACCTCGACCAGGACGGATTTATCGAAGTCCTCTTTGGCGGCAACGGCAAACTCTATATTTATCGCTTCAACGCCATCTTGCAAACTGAAGGCGCACTCGCCTTTCCGATAAAAGACGACGCCGGTCCCATTGAAGCACCGCCCATTCTCGCCGACATCAATAACGACGCATCCCCCGATATTTTTGTGGGTACACGCGGTGGCCTCCTCTACGGCCTGACCGCCGAAGGACATCCCCTGCCCGGCTTTCCCCTGTTAGTGCCCGGCCCCATTCTCTCATCGCCACTTATCGATGACCTTGACAACGACGGCACTCTGGAACTCATTATCTATACCGCCGACAGCAGCGCGCACCTCTTCCATCTGGAAACAATTGACCCATCTTATACCGGCAACAAAATTATCTGGGGACAACTCGGCGGCGGGCCGGGCAACGCGGGCAAATTGCTCCAGCAGCCTGTCGAAATCGCAACCCCAACAGACACCTCGCTTTTACCCGCGACGCGAGCATACCTCTACCCCAACCCGGTCCGCAATGGCGACAGGGCGCGCATTCGCTTTTTTTTATCACAACCCGCCGAAATCACTATGACCATTTACAATCCCCTCGGGGAAAAGATCGCCGACCTCACACACGACAATCCCATGCCCAATACCGACAACGAAATCGCGTGGGATGTAGCCGATTACGCCAGCGGCCTCTATATCTGTCGCTTGCAAGCCAGCAATAGCACGCGCACAGAGGTGCGATTTATCAAAGCCGCAATAATAAAGTAA